From the genome of Argentina anserina chromosome 4, drPotAnse1.1, whole genome shotgun sequence, one region includes:
- the LOC126791810 gene encoding probable helicase MAGATAMA 3 gives MTVEIERLRSQEADCIARFHKIVLTWDFLRIVQETQRRNKEKGEEERWESLGITKVKDRYTDVDDYISTYEPLLFEEIKSEIASNKDRLGAGKDTLVKKWVEKDGGFIIATLCVDMDEGDDDHKKVKPNDLFLLSKKVWSKSTVSDETSYKKICICIGGKSR, from the exons ATGACTGTGGAGATAGAGAGGCTTCGGTCCCAAGAAGCTGATTGCATAGCCCGTTTCCACAAGATTGTTCTCACTTGGGACTTCCTCCGCATAGTCCAGGAGACCCAa AGAAGAAACAAGGAAAAGGGAGAGGAGGAAAGATGGGAGAGCTTGGGAATTACGAAAGTCAAGGACAGATACACTGACGTTGATGACTATATCTCTACCTACGAGCCTCTCCTTTTCGAAGAAATCAAATCTGAGATTGCTTCCAACAAGGACCGCT TGGGAGCAGGCAAGGACACATTGGTGAAGAAATGGGTGGAAAAGGATGGTGGGTTTATCATTGCTACTCTTTGTGTTGACATGGATGAGGGCGACGACGATCATAAGAAAGTCAAGCCCAATGATCTTTTTCTATTGTCCAAAAAAGTGTGGTCAAAATCAACG GTTTCGGATGAgacttcttataaaaaaatatgcatTTGCATTGGTGGAAAGTCGCGGTAG
- the LOC126789887 gene encoding MADS-box protein SVP-like isoform X1, with protein MKPTRKKIKIRKIDNLPARQVTFSKRRRGLLKKAAELSVLCDCEYAVIIFSATGKLFESSSSSTKDVIARYKEHNENVEKLDPPSLKLQADYMKLSKELADKNRILRQMNGEDLEELNIDELQKLEKDIEGGHSRVIHVKVFEEKIASEILALEAKGAELLEVNNQLKQRMGMLSTANGNIAGVLAMESETSTSEEDLSSECDTIASSCCGNGSSPDDDSGEDTLSLKLGLPYRG; from the exons aTGAAACCAACGAGGAAGAAGATAAAGATCAGGAAGATTGACAACTTGCCGGCAAGGCAGGTGACGTTTTCAAAGAGGAGAAGAGGGCTGTTGAAGAAAGCTGCTGAGCTTTCGGTTCTCTGTGATTGTGAGTATGCTGTCATCATTTTCTCAGCTACTGGAAAGCTCTTCGAGTCATCTAGCTCCAG CACCAAGGATGTCATTGCAAGGTACAAAGAGCACAATGAAAATGTGGAGAAGTTGGATCCGCCATCTCTCAAGCTCCAA GCTGATTACATGAAGTTAAGTAAGGAACTTGCAGACAAGAACCGCATCCTAAG ACAGATGAATGGTGAGGATCTCGAAGAGTTGAATATAGACGAGCTGCAGAAATTGGAGAAGGACATTGAAGGAGGACATAGCCGTGTCATTCATGTTAAGGTTTTT GAAGAAAAGATTGCGAGTGAGATCCTGGCACTTGAAGCAAAG GGAGCGGAGTTGTTGGAAGTGAACAATCAGTTGAAGCAGAGG ATGGGGATGTTATCCACTGCAAATGGAAATATAGCTGGTGTACTCGCCATGGAGTCGGAAACCTCAACGTCAGAAGAAGATTTGTCATCGGAATGCGACACAATTGCCAGCAGTTGCTGCGGTAATGGTTCTTCCCCAGATGATGACTCTGGTGAAGACACTTTATCTCTCAAACTTGG ACTTCCTTACCGTGGCTGA
- the LOC126789887 gene encoding MADS-box protein SVP-like isoform X2 codes for MKPTRKKIKIRKIDNLPARQVTFSKRRRGLLKKAAELSVLCDCEYAVIIFSATGKLFESSSSSTKDVIARYKEHNENVEKLDPPSLKLQADYMKLSKELADKNRILRQMNGEDLEELNIDELQKLEKDIEGGHSRVIHVKEEKIASEILALEAKGAELLEVNNQLKQRMGMLSTANGNIAGVLAMESETSTSEEDLSSECDTIASSCCGNGSSPDDDSGEDTLSLKLGLPYRG; via the exons aTGAAACCAACGAGGAAGAAGATAAAGATCAGGAAGATTGACAACTTGCCGGCAAGGCAGGTGACGTTTTCAAAGAGGAGAAGAGGGCTGTTGAAGAAAGCTGCTGAGCTTTCGGTTCTCTGTGATTGTGAGTATGCTGTCATCATTTTCTCAGCTACTGGAAAGCTCTTCGAGTCATCTAGCTCCAG CACCAAGGATGTCATTGCAAGGTACAAAGAGCACAATGAAAATGTGGAGAAGTTGGATCCGCCATCTCTCAAGCTCCAA GCTGATTACATGAAGTTAAGTAAGGAACTTGCAGACAAGAACCGCATCCTAAG ACAGATGAATGGTGAGGATCTCGAAGAGTTGAATATAGACGAGCTGCAGAAATTGGAGAAGGACATTGAAGGAGGACATAGCCGTGTCATTCATGTTAAG GAAGAAAAGATTGCGAGTGAGATCCTGGCACTTGAAGCAAAG GGAGCGGAGTTGTTGGAAGTGAACAATCAGTTGAAGCAGAGG ATGGGGATGTTATCCACTGCAAATGGAAATATAGCTGGTGTACTCGCCATGGAGTCGGAAACCTCAACGTCAGAAGAAGATTTGTCATCGGAATGCGACACAATTGCCAGCAGTTGCTGCGGTAATGGTTCTTCCCCAGATGATGACTCTGGTGAAGACACTTTATCTCTCAAACTTGG ACTTCCTTACCGTGGCTGA
- the LOC126789887 gene encoding MADS-box protein JOINTLESS-like isoform X3 — MKPTRKKIKIRKIDNLPARQVTFSKRRRGLLKKAAELSVLCDCEYAVIIFSATGKLFESSSSSTKDVIARYKEHNENVEKLDPPSLKLQADYMKLSKELADKNRILRQMNGEDLEELNIDELQKLEKDIEGGHSRVIHVKVFEEKIASEILALEAKGAELLEVNNQLKQRMGMLSTANGNIAGVLAMESETSTSEEDLSSECDTIASSCCGNGSSPDDDSGEDTLSLKLG; from the exons aTGAAACCAACGAGGAAGAAGATAAAGATCAGGAAGATTGACAACTTGCCGGCAAGGCAGGTGACGTTTTCAAAGAGGAGAAGAGGGCTGTTGAAGAAAGCTGCTGAGCTTTCGGTTCTCTGTGATTGTGAGTATGCTGTCATCATTTTCTCAGCTACTGGAAAGCTCTTCGAGTCATCTAGCTCCAG CACCAAGGATGTCATTGCAAGGTACAAAGAGCACAATGAAAATGTGGAGAAGTTGGATCCGCCATCTCTCAAGCTCCAA GCTGATTACATGAAGTTAAGTAAGGAACTTGCAGACAAGAACCGCATCCTAAG ACAGATGAATGGTGAGGATCTCGAAGAGTTGAATATAGACGAGCTGCAGAAATTGGAGAAGGACATTGAAGGAGGACATAGCCGTGTCATTCATGTTAAGGTTTTT GAAGAAAAGATTGCGAGTGAGATCCTGGCACTTGAAGCAAAG GGAGCGGAGTTGTTGGAAGTGAACAATCAGTTGAAGCAGAGG ATGGGGATGTTATCCACTGCAAATGGAAATATAGCTGGTGTACTCGCCATGGAGTCGGAAACCTCAACGTCAGAAGAAGATTTGTCATCGGAATGCGACACAATTGCCAGCAGTTGCTGCGGTAATGGTTCTTCCCCAGATGATGACTCTGGTGAAGACACTTTATCTCTCAAACTTGGGTGA